In one Achromobacter spanius genomic region, the following are encoded:
- a CDS encoding phage tail assembly chaperone, translated as MDDRDRSGHQRDRGQYLMSAVKEVTIGTTIFRISRFDPFRQLKLLGDLQKEVLPAAGSMLNSVFNVAGAGEGRDESAMLDAFRELSAKLGGDALGGWAERLIDPELVSFELAGREPQKLTPAHRGLAFADYAEILELLFHILEHNFAGPLARWAGRFGPARAKLASLSGGSTQASKES; from the coding sequence ATGGACGATCGAGACCGGTCCGGCCATCAACGTGATCGGGGGCAATACCTGATGAGCGCCGTCAAGGAAGTGACCATCGGCACCACCATCTTCCGGATCTCCCGCTTCGACCCGTTCCGCCAGTTGAAGCTGCTGGGCGACTTGCAAAAGGAAGTGCTGCCGGCCGCCGGGTCGATGCTGAATTCCGTGTTCAACGTGGCAGGCGCCGGCGAAGGTCGCGACGAAAGCGCGATGCTGGACGCGTTCCGGGAACTGTCGGCCAAGCTGGGCGGCGACGCCCTGGGCGGTTGGGCCGAGCGCCTGATCGACCCGGAGCTGGTCAGCTTCGAGCTGGCCGGTCGCGAGCCCCAGAAGCTGACGCCCGCCCATCGCGGCCTGGCCTTTGCCGACTATGCCGAAATCCTGGAGCTGTTGTTCCACATTCTTGAGCACAACTTCGCCGGCCCTTTGGCGCGTTGGGCCGGCCGCTTTGGTCCGGCCCGCGCGAAGCTGGCGAGCCTGTCGGGCGGTTCGACGCAGGCTTCGAAAGAGAGTTGA